In the Desulfuromonas sp. DDH964 genome, CCGAGGCGAGAATATTGCCGACCTCCTTCATCGTCGAGGCACCCAGTTCGTCGAAGAGCAGCCCTTCCGCTTCGCTGCCGAGCAGACGCTGCAGCAGGCGCTGGGCGCTGTCGCGCGGGAAGATCAGCAGGATATTGCCGCGCGCGTCCCCGAGTACCCGCAGGGTGATGCCGGCAACCACCTTCTCCGCACCACCGAGGAGTTCGGGAACCTGGCCGATATCGGTCACCGTCACCCGCGGCACCCGCAGGTAAACCGTCTCGCCGATCAGCTGCGACAGGGCCGTCGCCGCATGCCCCATGCCGATATTACTGATCTCCCGGAGGGCGTCGAGTTGGTTTTCATTCAGCAGGGGAAAGCTCATTTGGCCTCTTCTGGGTGCGGGCCGCGACCGGCACCGGGACGGGTTTCCAGCAGGGACTGCGGGTCGAGCAGGAAAACGATATGGCCATCACCGAGTATTGCCGCTCCGGAGAGCCCGGCGATCTGGTTGAGGGGAAATTCGAGCGCCTTGACAAAGACTTCCCGTTGGCCGGCGAGGCGATCGACCACCAGGCCGACGCGGCGCCCGCGCAGCTCGGTGATCACCATTTGCACGCCGCCGCCGGGAGAAGCCGGCGGCAGACCGAGGATCTTGTGCAACGAAAGGAGGGGGACCACATCCTCGTCGAGGCGGATGACCAGTTGCCGGCCTGAAGAGCGCACCTCGTTGCGGGGGACTTCGAGGGTACGCACCACGCGGGTGATCGGGATTGCCAGGGTCTGGCCGCCGCAGGTGACCAGCAGCACCTGGATGATGGCGACCGAGAGCGGCAGCTGGAGGATGATCCGCGTTCCCGCGCCGGGCTGGGACTGGATATCGAGGAGACCGCCGAGATTCTCCACCGCCGACTTGACGACGTCCATGCCGACGCCGCGCCCCGAAGTCTCGGTCACCACCGGGGCGGTGGAAAAACCAGGGTGACAAACCCACTGCAGGACGTCGCGGTCACGCAAGCTCTTGACCTGGGCCGGGGAAAGGAGTCCCTTCTCCAGGATCTTGCGGCGGATCAGGGCCGGGTCCATGCCGCGGCCGTCGTCGGCGACCTCGATCAGCACCAGGTCCTTCTCGCGCCAGGCCCGTACCGTCACCTTGCCCTGGCGGTCGATGCCATGGTCAACGGCGTTGCGCACCATGTGCACCAGGGGATCGGCGAGCTCCTCGAGGATCGCCCGGTCGAGCTCGACCTCGTCCCCCTCGACCTGCAGCACGATCTCCTTGCCGGTTTTCCGGGCCAGGTCGCGAACCACGCGCGGCAACCGCCCGGTGATGCTCTCGACCGGCATCATCCGGACCTGGAGGACATGATGGTGGAGATCGGTGAGGAGACGGGTGAGCTGGCCGATGCCGTTCTTGACCTCTCCCCACTGGCTGTTCCTGGCCGCCCCCTGCAGCATGTAACGATTGGTAATCAGCTCGCCGGTGAGGTTGATGAAGCGATCGAGCAGCTCGGTACGGACCCGGACCGTGCGCGGGCCTTCCTCCCGGCGGGAACTGCTCTCCCGGCGCCGGTCGGCGCCGAATTCGACGCCGGCGACATCAGGCATGCTGCGCAACCGGGCCTCGATCTCATTGCGCGGCAGGTCGGCCACCAGCCAGGCAGAGAGCTTGCCGACAGGGCCGCCGCGTTTCAATTCATCGGCGTTGGGTAAACTCGCCTGCAGGGAACCGCAGTTGGCCAGCTCCCGCAGCAGCAGGATCGCCCGGGCGGCCGGGGCGGCTGCGCCCTCGGCCAGGGTAACGGTGATGTGCAGGGCCTCCCCTTCACTGTCGGTCGGAGTCGGCAGCGCCGCTGCCGCCGGCGGAGGAGCGGCAGCAGCAGGGGTGACCGGCGTGGGAGGCGTAGCGGCAGGTGTTGCGGCGGCCCCGGCGAGAAAGCTCTCAATCTCCCGCTCCGCCCGTTCGGCGGTGATATCTTCGACCAGTCCTTCGAGCAGATCGAGGCCCGCCAGCATCCGATCGATCGCCTCGGCGCTGATCCCCCCCCCCTTGCGGATCGAATCCATCAGGTCTTCAAGGTGGTGAGCGAGGCTGGCGGTGACCGTGTACCCCATGGAGGCCGCCATCCCCTTGATCGAATGCGCCTCGCGAAACAGGGAGTCGATGCTCTCCTTGTCCGTCGGCGCCTTTTCGAGCTGGAGCAGCAGGCGGCTCATGTTCTTGAGATGTTCCGCGGTTTCGCTGAGAAACATTCCGCGGTATTTGGACATATCCATGGGTAGGAATCCAGAATTACGAAATCATTTCAAACGGCAAACAGGGCGCCGCAAAAATCTTCACCCCTGGCCGGCCACACGTCGAACCACATCGAGGACCCGCTCCTCCTTGAAGGGCTTGACGATGAAGTCCCGCGCCCCCGATTGCACCGCCTCGACCACCAGGGCATCCTGGCCCAGGGCACTGCACATGATGACGCAGGCCGCAGGATCTCCCGCCGTGATCTCCTGCAACGCCTCGATTCCGCTCTTCAACGGCATGACGATATCCATCGTGACCAGGTCGGGATGCAACTCGCGGTAGCATTCGACGGCCTCGACACCGTTGGCCGCTTCGCCGACGACCTGGTGCCCGGCCCGGAGAAAGATATCCTTGAGCATGTTGCGCATGAACAGGGCATCATCGACGATCAGTACTCTCAAACCCATCGGTTCATCTCCTCCACGTTTTCCCTCAATGCGTTTCCAGGCTCGCCAGCAGGCGTGCCAGGTCGAGCATGTTGATCATATCCCCCTGGTGATTGAAGACTTCGCGGATATACGCCTCCCGTTCCCGGTCCTGCAGATAGGGAAGCATTTTTTCCCGCTCCAGCGCCAGGATTCTGCCGACGGCGGTCACGCCGAGACCGAGGGGACAGGTCGCGGCCGGCAACACGATGACCCGCCGGTCCCGTTGCGAGGCTTCCAGACCGAGATACCCGGCGAGGTCGAGCACCGGCAAAATCGTGCCGTGAAAGTTGATCGCGCCGAGGTAGCCGGCCGGCGCCAGCGGGATGTAATCGAAGTCGGGGGCCTCGACGATCTCCTGCACATCGGCGACCTCAAGGCCGTAGAGCTCTTCACCGAGACGAAAGGTCAGGGTCAGGTCCATGGCGGCCTCAGCCCCGTTCGCTGCCAAGCTGGAAGCGTCGTACCGCGTCGAGCAGCTGGTCGGCCAGGGCCGAGAGGTCCTGGGCCGAGTGGGCCATTTCTTCCATGGAGGCGGTCTGCTGCTGGGTCGCCGCCGAAACCTCCTCGGTCGCCGCAGCGTTGTCGGCCACGACCTTGGAAATCTCGTCGATCGCCTCAACCATCTTGCCGGCCCCTTGCGTCTGCTTCTGGGAAAGTTCGGCGATGCTGGTCGCCTTGGTCTGGGTATTGGCCGCCGTCTCGATAATCTGGTCGAAGGCGGTCACCGTCGAATCGAGGGCGGTTCGGCCGGCGTCCATCTCGACCATGGTCTGCTTCATCGAAGCCTGCACCTGCCCTCCCTGCTCACGGATCGCTTCGATCAGACTGGTGATCTCGCCGGCCGATTCGCTGGTCGAATCGGCCAGTTTGCGGATCTCCTCAGCGACAACGGCGAAGCCACGGCCGTACTCGCCGGCCCGCGCCGCTTCGATGGTCGCGTTGAGAGCCAGCAGGTTGGTCTTCTGCGCGACCCCGGTGATGACGTCGACGATCTTGCCGATCTTCTGGACCTGGAGGCCGAAAGAGACGATCTGCTGGCCGTTGTTCTCCACCTCGACGAGAATGTGACGCAGCTTTTCGGTGGTGACCCGGGCGGTCTCGCCCCCCCCCTGGGCGGTTCGGGCGGTTTCGTTGGCGGCGGCGACCACCTTCTTCGCCGCCCCGGCGATCAGCTCGACGGAGACGGCCATCTCCCGGATCAGGCGCGAGGAACGTTCGACCATTTCGGCCTGGGTTTCCGCCCCGCGGCTGATCTGCTCGACGGTGTTGGAGACTTCATGGCTCGATGCGGTCATCTCCTGCGAGGTGGCGGAGAGACCCTGGGCCGCCTCGGCAACCTTGTTGGCGGAGGTGCGGATGGTGCCGACCAGGTCGCGCAGGCTCTCCACGACACGGTTCAGGGAACCGGCGAGATCGGCGGTTTCATCCGGAAAGGCGCTGCCGCGCAGGCGGATCGCCTTGGAGAGGTCACCGAGGCTGAGGCGCTCGGCCGCCTCCGAGAGGTGGCGGATGTTGGCCGTGAACGCCTTGGAAAAGGCCCACCCGAGCAGCAGGCCGACCAGGATCGCGCAGCCGATGCTGACCAGCTGCTGCCAGGCTTCGGGGATACCGAGATGGGGGACGAGCTGGTTGAGCAGCACGATAGAGCCCACCACGATGATAAATCCCATGATGAATTTGTAGCTGATTTCTACACGCATCGATCCACTCCTTCGCAAGACAGCTTCACTGGCAGGCAATTCTCATTGGCATTGACCGGGGCCGGGGCTCAGGGGGCGGGTAGAGAGCGGTAGATCCGCTCCTCCGGGTATTCGGCGGCAAAGCGTTGCCGAATCTCGCCGAGCAGGGTTTCCGCCCGTCCCAGGACCAAATACCCTCCCGCACCCAGGGCGTCAGCGAAGCGCCGCAGGATTCGCTCCTGGTCACCCCGGGAGAAATAGATCAGCACGTTGCGGCAAAGGATCAGGGCGGCCCTGGGGTAGGCCCCCTCGCCGAGGATATCCTGCTGTTGGAACTTCACCCGCTTGCGGATCTCCTCACGCAGGCGCAGCCCACGCCCCTCGGCCACGAAACAACGCTCCCGCATTGCCGCCGGCACCTCACCGAGGCGCTGCTCGTCGTAATAGCCGGCCGCCGCCTGGGCCAGGGCCGGAGCGCTGATGTCGCTCCCCCAGATTTCGATCTCCAGGTCCTGGACCGGCAGCGCCTCGACCAGCAGCGCCAGCGAGTAAGGCTCTTCGCCACTGGCACAGCCGACACTCCAGAGCCGCAACCGGCGTTCGCCGGCGGCGCGGGCGTTTTTCACCAGGGCAGGCAGGACCTCCTGCTGCAGGGTCTGGAAGGTGGAGGGGTTGCGAAAGAACTGGGAGACGTTGATGGTAATGGCCGCCAGCAACGGGTCCAGTTCACTCTCATTATGCTCCAGCCAAGCCAGATAGGGGAGCGCCGCACTGAAGCCGCAGGCCCGCACCCTGGCCGCGATCCGGCGCTTGACACAGCGGTCCTTGTACATACCAAGGTCGAAGCCGCGCCGGGCCAGCAGCAGCTCGCGCAGACGATCAAACTCGGCGTCGGGGAATTCGCTGCCGACAAAGGGTACATGATTTGACGACGGATCTCGCAACAGGCCCCCCAGGCAATCTCAAAGCTAGCAAACATCGGTCCAACGACCGTAGCACCCGCCCTTCCGGCGCCGGGGTTGCTAACCCTGGCCGGAAAAGTGATTGAATCCTCGCGGCTGCATCGGGCGGATGCCACCCTCCCGGTCTTTCACCAGCAGGCCGCCATCTGGCGGCGTAACCTGGCCGATGCGGCTGACCGGCAGTGACCAGTCGCGCACCAGTTCGGCAAGCCGTTCCTCGTGGTGCGGGGCGACGGTCAGCAGCAGTTCATAATCCTCGCCGCCGGCGAGCACCAGGTCAAAAAGTTCCGGCGCCTGCCGCAGCCGGGCTTCGGTTGCGGCCGATAGCGGCAGAGTGGCGGCGTCCAGCAGGGCCCCCGCGTTCGCCGCCGCCAGGATATGGCCGAGATCCGCGAGCAGACCGTCGGAGAGATCGATCATCGCCGTCGCCAGTCCGCCCGCGGCGAAGCTGCGCCCCGCGGCACTGCGCGCCGTGGGGCGATGGTGCCGCGCCAGCAGTTCCGGGTCGGGAGGTCGCCCCTGCTGCAGGTCGAAGAGCGCCAGGGCACTGTCGCCGAGGGTTCCGGTGACGTAGATGCCATCCCCGGGAGCGGCCCCGGAGCGCCGCACCAGCTCCCCCGGCGGAATGCTCCCCGCGGCGGTGACCGAGATCAGCAGCGGCCCCGGCGACCGGCAGGTATCGCCGCCGGCAAGGGTCACCCCGTATTCGTCACAGGCGGCGCAAAATCCCTCCATCAGGTCGTCGAGGTCGGCCAGGGGGAGGGTCGTGGGAATACCCAACCCAAGCAAGAGGAAGTGGGGCGTGCCGCCCATGGCCGCGATATCGCTGATATTGACCGCAACGCTCTTGCGGCCGAGATCGGCCATGCCGGTCCAGTCGCGGCGGAAATGCACCTCCTCGATGAGCAGATCCTTGCTGGTCAGCAGCAGCTCCCCGGCCGGGAGCTGCAAGGCCGCGCAGTCGTCGCCGATCCCCAGCAGCACCCCGCGCCCGTCCCGTACTCCGCTCCGGATGCGATCAATGAAACCGAACTCGCCGAGGTCCTTCAGCTTCATGCCGGATCGACCAGCGCCGCGGCCAGGACCTCGTCCATCGTCCGCACGCTGACGAAGTTCAGCTTGCTGCGCAGGGGGCGCGGGATCTCTTCCAGGTCCTTGAGGTTGCGGTGCGGAATGATGACGGTACTTATGTGGGCCTGGGCGGCGGCCAGAACCTTCTCCTTGAGGCCACCGATCGGCAGCACCTTGCCGCGCAGGGTGATCTCGCCGGTCATCGCCACATCTTTGCTTACCCGCCGGCCGGAGAGGGCTGAAATCAGCGCCGTCGCCATGGTCACCCCGGCGCTCGGGCCATCCTTGGGAATCGCGCCGGCCGGAACGTGGACATGGATATCCCGGGTTTCGAAAACCGCCGGATCGATACCGAGCTCATCGGCATGGGTACGGGCATAGGAGAGGGCGGCCTGGGCGCTCTCCTTCATCACCTCGCCGAGATGCCCGGTCAGGGTCAGGGTCCCCTTCCCTTTCATGGTGTTGACTTCGACGTAAAGGATTTCGCCGCCGACTTCGGTCCAGGCCAGGCCGGTAGCGAGCCCCGCCTCGTCCTCGCTGCGTTCCTCCTCCGGAAGATAGCGGGGCTGGCCGAGAAAGCGGGCGATGGTGTTCTCGCTGACCCGGATCGCCTGCTTCTTCCCTTCCGCGAAGCGGCGCGCCACCTTGCGGCAGATGCTGCCGATTTCCCGTTCGAGGTTGCGCAGCCCGGCCTCCGCCGTATAGCCGGTAATCAGGCGCAGCAGGGCGTTGCGGGAGAAGACCACCGCCCCCTTCTTCAGGCCGTTGGCTTCGAGCTGGCGCGGGACCAGGTAGCGGTTGGCGATGAAGACCTTCTCTTCGGCGGTGTAGCCGGCGAGGCGGATCACCTCGAGGCGGTCCTTGAGGGCCGAGGGGATCGGGTCCATGACATTGGCGGTCGCCACAAAGAGCACCCGGGAAAGGTCGAAGGGAAGATTGATGTAGTGGTCCGAAAAGGCGTGGTTCTGCTCCGGGTCGAGGAGTTCGAGGAGGGCCGCCGAGGGATCGCCGCGGAAATCGGCGCCGATTTTGTCGAGTTCATCGAGCATGAAGACCGGGTTGTTGGTGCCGGCCTGTTTCATCCCCTGCAGGATCCGTCCCGGCATGGCGCCGACATAGGTGCGGCGGTGGCCGCGAATCTCCGCCTCATCGCGCACCCCACCGAGGGAGATGCGCACGAACTCGCGGCCCAGGGCGCGGGCGATCGACTTGCCGAGACTGGTCTTGCCCACCCCAGGCGGGCCGACGAAGCAGAGGACCGGTCCTTTCAGATCCTTCTTCAGCTTGCGCACCGCGAGGAATTCGAGGATGCGGTCCTTGACCTTTTCGAGATCATAGTGATCCTCGTCGAGAACCCGGCGCGCCTTCTTCAGGTCGAGGTTGTCCCGGGTGGCGTGGCTCCAGGGGAGCTCCACCAGCCAGTCGAGGTAGGTGCGGACCAGGGAATATTCGGCGGCCTCGGGGTGCATCGTCTCCAGGCGCCGCAGCTGCTTTTCGGCTTCGACCAGGGTCTCTTCCGGCAGGTTCGCCAGTTCGAGCTTGCCGCGCAGTTCTGCGACATCTTCGGCACGGGGATCGGCCTCGCCGAGTTCGGCCTGGATCGCCCGCAGCTGCTCGCGCAGGAAATATTCGCGCTGGCTCTTCCCCATCTCCTCCTTGGCCTGGCTCTGGATGCGGTTCTGCACCGTCATCAGCTCCAGTTCCTTGGCGAGCAGGGTCTTGATACGCAGCAGCCGCTCCACCGGGTCGAGGATTTCGATCAGTTCCTGGGCCTCGGCGACCTTGAGGCCGATATTGCTCGCCACCAGATCGGCGAGGCTGCCGGGCTCTTCGATATTCTCCACCACCAGGATCACTTCCGGTGCGACGTTCTTGCCAAGGTTGACGATCTGGCCGAGCTGGTCACGAACGGTGCGCATCAGCGCCTCGACTTCGAGGGGGAGCTCGTCCTGGGGGGTCTCCTTCAGCTGTTCGATCTGCACGGTAAAATGGGGTTCGGTGGCATTGAAGCGCTCGATGCGCCCCTTGGCAAGGCCCTGGATCAGGACCTTGAGGCGGCCGTCGGGGAGCTTGAGCATGCGCATGATCATCGCCACCGTACCGGTGGTGTAGATCGACTCCGGAACCGGCTCCTCCTCGCCGAGGTCCTTCTGGGTGGCGAGGAAGATCAGGCGATCGCTGGCCAGTGCCGCATCGATGGCGGCAACCGACTTTTCGCGGCCGACGAAGAGGGGGAGGATCATGTAAGGGAAGATGACGACATCCCGCACCGGGAGGAGGGGAAGTTCATCAGGAATCTGGATATCTTTCTTTTCCGGACTGGTTGCCAAACGTAAGACCTCTCTGCCGGCATGCATGCCGGACCGATAACGCAATGGGGCAGGCCGCTACCTCCGTGCCCTGTCCGGGGCCGCCAACCGGCAGCGACAGGCACTGGGGTTTCGGACAAGATACCGGATGCACCGGCTTATGTCCAGCCGCAATTATCTTCTGGTCTCGGGGACTTGGGGCATTTTGTGCTGCTCAGGGCCGGATCTGGAAGCGCTCCTGCACCTCCCCCTGACAAACCCCGCCGGCAGTGAAACTGCGCTCGAAAAATTCGACGGCACCGGAATCCGTGATCAGTAGCAGGGTCGAGGCGCGGGTTCCATAGTCGCTGCTGCAGATAAATCGCGACGAAAGGAGCCGTTCCCAGGCCAGACCGACCCCGGTATCGGGCAGGTCGGCAGCGGCCGCCGGGGTGCGGTCGGCGAGCAGGGTGAAGAGCGACCCTGGGTTCACCCGGTTCTCCTGCACGAGCTTCGCCAGGGCCGCCTTGCCGCTGGTTACCTTCGGCCAGGGGGTATTGAGCAGGGCGTTGCTCAGGCCGTGGATGCCGGGAGTTAAAACCGTGGCGGCGCCGCCACGGCTGCTGAACCAGGCAACCTGGTCGCGGTTGCCGGCAAGGAGGTTAAAGGCATGGTAGTCCTGCGCCATCGGCGCCTGCGTCGCGATCCAGTCCCTCGGCTCCCTGCCGGAGGAGAGAAAGTCCCGCACCAGCAACCCCCGGGAAGGCGCATCACTGCGATGCCGGTCCGGGTCGCGAAAATCGCGGAAGTTGGTCACCGCCGCCCAGCGCCCACGCCGATCGACGCCGCACCAGGTCCCGCCGCCGACCAGGTCCCGACCCGCCAGAATTTCCGGCGGATCGCTCCACCAGGTGGCCGGTGCGGTCGGTCGACGGTGAAATTCATCGCGGTTGGCGGCCAGGACCAGCCGATACTCGGGGTGGCAGTTCCAGGCCAAGAGGATCAGACACATGGCAACGGGCCCTTCGCTGGCAGGACTATCTCCGGAAAAAGACGAACCTAACCTGAGGGTAACAGAGGTTCGGCCGGCAATGGAACGGATTTCCCCTCTCCCTGCGGACTTTCCTGACCTGGCTCCCGCTCCGTGACCTGCCGACGCCTGATAGCGGGGGCAGCACCCGCAACTTCCGTGGGGAGGAAAACATGTGATGGCAGCTCTCCATCTCTGACTCGCATGATTCAACTGCCTCGCCGCTGAAAATCGACCAGATAAAAAGGGCGGCCCATCTGGACCGCCCTTTTTATCTGCTGTGACTGGAATGCGCTCGGCTCAGACCTTCGGGCCGGCCTGGGTAAAATCGAAGTCGTCACCATCTTTCATGTACTTTTTGAAGTTCTGAATGAACATCCCGGCGAGCTTGTTGGCAGTGGCATCGAAGCTTTCCTTGTCGGCCCAGGCATTGCGGGGGTTGAGCAGGTTGCTGTCAACCCCGGGCAGAGCCTTGGGGATATTCAGGCGGAACCAGCGGGTCTGGTCGAACTCGGCGTTTTCAATGGAACCATCGAGAATGGCGTTGACGCAGGCGCGGGTCGCCTTGATGCTCATGCGCTTGCCGACCCCGTAACCACCGCCGGCCCAGCCGGTGTTGACCAGGTAAGCATTGACGCCGTGCTTTTCCATCTTCTCGCCGAGGAGCTTGGCGTAAACGGTCGGGTGCAGCGGAAGGAAGGCCTCGCCGAAACAGGCCGAGAAGGTCGCCTGGGGCTCGGTGACGCCGCGCTCGGTACCGGCGACCTTGGCGGTGTAGCCGGAGAGGAAGTAGTACATCGCCTGTTCCTTGGTCAGCTTGGAGACCGGCGGCAGCACGCCGAAAGCGTCGCAGGTGAGGAAGATGATGTTCTTCGGATGACCGGCCTTGAGGGTCGGCTCGTGGTTGTCGATATGCTCGATCGGGTAGGAGACGCGGGTGTTTTCGGTCTTGGAACGGTCGTCGAAGTCGATGATGCCGTCGTCATTGGCGACGACATTCTCGAGCAGGGCGTTGCGGCGGATGGCACCGTAGATCTCCGGCTCGCTCTCCGCCGAGAGGTTGATGCACTTGGCGTAGCACCCCCCCTCAAAGTTGAAGATACCGTCGTCGTCCCAGCCGTGCTCGTCATCACCGATCAGCTTGCGGGCGGCATCGGTAGAGAGGGTCGTCTTGCCGGTTCCCGAGAGGCCGAAGAAGAGGGCGACGTCGCCGGCCTTGCCGACGTTGGCGCTGCAGTGCATGGAGAGGATTCCCTGCAGCGGCAGCCAGTAGTTCATCATCGTGAAGATCCCCTTCTTCATCTCCCCGCCGTACCAGGTGCCACCGATGATGGCGACGTTCTTTTCGATGTTGAAGGCGACGAAGACTTCCGAATTAAGCCCGTGTTTCTCCCAGTTCTTGTTGACCAGGTTGCTGGCGTTGTAGACGGTGAAGTTGGGGGCGAAGGCGGCCATCTCCTCCTGGCCGGGGCGAATAAACATGTTCTTGACGAAGTGGGCCTGCCAGGCGAATTCGGTAACGAAGCGGACCGACTTGCGGGTCTTTTCGTTGGAACCACAAAAGCCATCGGTGACGTAGAGGTCTTTCCCCGCCAGGTAGTCGAGGACCTCGGCATGCAGTTCGTCGAAGATTTCCGGTGCCATGGCGACGTTGACCTTGCCCCAGGCGATATTCGCAAAGGAGGGGAGCTGGTGGACAAAGTACTTGTCCTTGGGGGAACGGCCGGTAAACTTGCCGGTATCGACCATCATGGTGCCGTTGTCGGCGACGCGCCCTTCGTTGTTGCGCTTTTCGTGCGCAAAAAGGTCGTCGAAACCGAGGTTGTGGTGGATGGTGCCAACGCTCTTCAGCCCAAGGTCTTTTGCCTGAATCATCTTCATCACCCTTGTTTGCGTGGAGTCGGGTCGCCGGGGAGCAACCGCTCGTTGATGTTCATGGACGGCGCGGGAGGATGCGTCGTCCAGATATGTGAAAAAATTCCAAAATTCTCGAAGCCGGTCACGGATTTGGCCCCGAAAGGTCTTAACAAATTTATCCTCAATAGAAAAGAAAAATATTTCAAAAATATCGCTAAAATTATTTACGCTTCCGTTTTACAATCGGCAGGGACAGTTTTCTCTCTCACCACAGCCTTCTTTCGGGGAGACCAATTTAGTTCTGCGGAAACACAGTAAGATATAGTGCTACTCTGTGCGGGTGCGCCCGGCATCCCGTCAGATCAACGTTCTTCCGAAGGAGGTCTTCCGATGAGTTATGACGTTCCCCAAAATGCCAAGCTGCTCAAATGGGTCGAGGAAGTCGCGTCCCTGTGCCAACCGGCCCGCATCCACTGGTGCGACGGATCGCAGGAAGAGTACGACACCCTTTGCGAGCAACTGGTGGCGAGCGGCACCTTCCGCAAATTGAATCCGGAAAAGCGGCCCAACAGCTATCTCGCCTGGTCCGATCCGATCGATGTCGCCCGGGTCGAGGACCGGACCTTCATCTGCAGCATCTCCAGGAACGATGCCGGGCCGACCAACAACTGGATGCCGCCGAAGGAGATGAAGGAGAAGCTCAACGCCCTCTTCAAGGGGTGCATGCAGGGACGGACCATGTACGTCATCC is a window encoding:
- a CDS encoding chemotaxis protein CheC — protein: MSFPLLNENQLDALREISNIGMGHAATALSQLIGETVYLRVPRVTVTDIGQVPELLGGAEKVVAGITLRVLGDARGNILLIFPRDSAQRLLQRLLGSEAEGLLFDELGASTMKEVGNILASAYLSAMGNLLHLTLIPSIPLLACDMAGAVVDHVLIELSAAGDLALMVETEFHGANPQQELIKGHFFLLPDASSLSLILDAVGG
- a CDS encoding chemotaxis protein CheA, which codes for MDMSKYRGMFLSETAEHLKNMSRLLLQLEKAPTDKESIDSLFREAHSIKGMAASMGYTVTASLAHHLEDLMDSIRKGGGISAEAIDRMLAGLDLLEGLVEDITAERAEREIESFLAGAAATPAATPPTPVTPAAAAPPPAAAALPTPTDSEGEALHITVTLAEGAAAPAARAILLLRELANCGSLQASLPNADELKRGGPVGKLSAWLVADLPRNEIEARLRSMPDVAGVEFGADRRRESSSRREEGPRTVRVRTELLDRFINLTGELITNRYMLQGAARNSQWGEVKNGIGQLTRLLTDLHHHVLQVRMMPVESITGRLPRVVRDLARKTGKEIVLQVEGDEVELDRAILEELADPLVHMVRNAVDHGIDRQGKVTVRAWREKDLVLIEVADDGRGMDPALIRRKILEKGLLSPAQVKSLRDRDVLQWVCHPGFSTAPVVTETSGRGVGMDVVKSAVENLGGLLDIQSQPGAGTRIILQLPLSVAIIQVLLVTCGGQTLAIPITRVVRTLEVPRNEVRSSGRQLVIRLDEDVVPLLSLHKILGLPPASPGGGVQMVITELRGRRVGLVVDRLAGQREVFVKALEFPLNQIAGLSGAAILGDGHIVFLLDPQSLLETRPGAGRGPHPEEAK
- a CDS encoding response regulator; its protein translation is MGLRVLIVDDALFMRNMLKDIFLRAGHQVVGEAANGVEAVECYRELHPDLVTMDIVMPLKSGIEALQEITAGDPAACVIMCSALGQDALVVEAVQSGARDFIVKPFKEERVLDVVRRVAGQG
- a CDS encoding chemotaxis protein CheW, translating into MDLTLTFRLGEELYGLEVADVQEIVEAPDFDYIPLAPAGYLGAINFHGTILPVLDLAGYLGLEASQRDRRVIVLPAATCPLGLGVTAVGRILALEREKMLPYLQDREREAYIREVFNHQGDMINMLDLARLLASLETH
- a CDS encoding methyl-accepting chemotaxis protein, coding for MRVEISYKFIMGFIIVVGSIVLLNQLVPHLGIPEAWQQLVSIGCAILVGLLLGWAFSKAFTANIRHLSEAAERLSLGDLSKAIRLRGSAFPDETADLAGSLNRVVESLRDLVGTIRTSANKVAEAAQGLSATSQEMTASSHEVSNTVEQISRGAETQAEMVERSSRLIREMAVSVELIAGAAKKVVAAANETARTAQGGGETARVTTEKLRHILVEVENNGQQIVSFGLQVQKIGKIVDVITGVAQKTNLLALNATIEAARAGEYGRGFAVVAEEIRKLADSTSESAGEITSLIEAIREQGGQVQASMKQTMVEMDAGRTALDSTVTAFDQIIETAANTQTKATSIAELSQKQTQGAGKMVEAIDEISKVVADNAAATEEVSAATQQQTASMEEMAHSAQDLSALADQLLDAVRRFQLGSERG
- a CDS encoding CheR family methyltransferase codes for the protein MRDPSSNHVPFVGSEFPDAEFDRLRELLLARRGFDLGMYKDRCVKRRIAARVRACGFSAALPYLAWLEHNESELDPLLAAITINVSQFFRNPSTFQTLQQEVLPALVKNARAAGERRLRLWSVGCASGEEPYSLALLVEALPVQDLEIEIWGSDISAPALAQAAAGYYDEQRLGEVPAAMRERCFVAEGRGLRLREEIRKRVKFQQQDILGEGAYPRAALILCRNVLIYFSRGDQERILRRFADALGAGGYLVLGRAETLLGEIRQRFAAEYPEERIYRSLPAP
- the thiL gene encoding thiamine-phosphate kinase, which codes for MKLKDLGEFGFIDRIRSGVRDGRGVLLGIGDDCAALQLPAGELLLTSKDLLIEEVHFRRDWTGMADLGRKSVAVNISDIAAMGGTPHFLLLGLGIPTTLPLADLDDLMEGFCAACDEYGVTLAGGDTCRSPGPLLISVTAAGSIPPGELVRRSGAAPGDGIYVTGTLGDSALALFDLQQGRPPDPELLARHHRPTARSAAGRSFAAGGLATAMIDLSDGLLADLGHILAAANAGALLDAATLPLSAATEARLRQAPELFDLVLAGGEDYELLLTVAPHHEERLAELVRDWSLPVSRIGQVTPPDGGLLVKDREGGIRPMQPRGFNHFSGQG
- the lon gene encoding endopeptidase La, yielding MHAGREVLRLATSPEKKDIQIPDELPLLPVRDVVIFPYMILPLFVGREKSVAAIDAALASDRLIFLATQKDLGEEEPVPESIYTTGTVAMIMRMLKLPDGRLKVLIQGLAKGRIERFNATEPHFTVQIEQLKETPQDELPLEVEALMRTVRDQLGQIVNLGKNVAPEVILVVENIEEPGSLADLVASNIGLKVAEAQELIEILDPVERLLRIKTLLAKELELMTVQNRIQSQAKEEMGKSQREYFLREQLRAIQAELGEADPRAEDVAELRGKLELANLPEETLVEAEKQLRRLETMHPEAAEYSLVRTYLDWLVELPWSHATRDNLDLKKARRVLDEDHYDLEKVKDRILEFLAVRKLKKDLKGPVLCFVGPPGVGKTSLGKSIARALGREFVRISLGGVRDEAEIRGHRRTYVGAMPGRILQGMKQAGTNNPVFMLDELDKIGADFRGDPSAALLELLDPEQNHAFSDHYINLPFDLSRVLFVATANVMDPIPSALKDRLEVIRLAGYTAEEKVFIANRYLVPRQLEANGLKKGAVVFSRNALLRLITGYTAEAGLRNLEREIGSICRKVARRFAEGKKQAIRVSENTIARFLGQPRYLPEEERSEDEAGLATGLAWTEVGGEILYVEVNTMKGKGTLTLTGHLGEVMKESAQAALSYARTHADELGIDPAVFETRDIHVHVPAGAIPKDGPSAGVTMATALISALSGRRVSKDVAMTGEITLRGKVLPIGGLKEKVLAAAQAHISTVIIPHRNLKDLEEIPRPLRSKLNFVSVRTMDEVLAAALVDPA
- a CDS encoding NRDE family protein, which produces MCLILLAWNCHPEYRLVLAANRDEFHRRPTAPATWWSDPPEILAGRDLVGGGTWCGVDRRGRWAAVTNFRDFRDPDRHRSDAPSRGLLVRDFLSSGREPRDWIATQAPMAQDYHAFNLLAGNRDQVAWFSSRGGAATVLTPGIHGLSNALLNTPWPKVTSGKAALAKLVQENRVNPGSLFTLLADRTPAAAADLPDTGVGLAWERLLSSRFICSSDYGTRASTLLLITDSGAVEFFERSFTAGGVCQGEVQERFQIRP